One genomic segment of Ricinus communis isolate WT05 ecotype wild-type chromosome 5, ASM1957865v1, whole genome shotgun sequence includes these proteins:
- the LOC8272472 gene encoding subtilisin-like protease, producing the protein MPPFSISLPIMVNKRCNLLSRIVAIFLLSFTSVFRSFLAIKEERLETYIVFVEKSEDQVSLQSKDLDRWYQSFLTVSTASSIKPRMLHSYRNVVTGFAAKMTAHQANSMEEKKGFVSARLAKVLPLHTTHTPSFLGLQQNVGFWNNSSYGKGVIIGILDTGITPDHPSFNDEGMPSPPEKWKGKCEFNNKTVCNNKLIGARNLVSAGSPPVDDMGHGTHTASTAAGSPLQGANYFGQVNGTASGIAPLAHLALYRVCDESGCGESEILAAMDAGVEDGVDVISLSLGGPSLPFYSDVIAIGAYGAINKGIFVSCAAGNSGPNEESLSNEAPWILTVGASTIDRAIRATVLLGNNTKLRGESLFQPKDFPSKLLPLVYPGGGASKCKAGSLKNVDVKGKIVLCNRGGDVGVIDKGQEVKDNGGAAMILVNDEYSGYDISADLHVLPASHVDYVDGLTIKSYLHSTSSPVATILFEGTVTGVADAPQVATFSSRGPSQASPGILKPDIIGPGVNILAAWPESTDNSVNRFNMISGTSMSCPHLSGIAALIKSAHPDWSPAAIKSAIMTTASLSSLSGNPISDQQFVTSTVFDIGAGHVNPTEANNPGLVYDILPEDYIPYLRGLGYSDKQVGLIVQHTMGSSNSSFRTIPEAQLNYPSFSVKLGSDPQTYTRTVTNVGVPGTSFTYEIIQPQGVDVAVTPDKLVFNAVNQKAAYSVTFTKKEDGTGTFAQGYLTWKTDLYTVRSPIAVFFAKD; encoded by the coding sequence ATGCCGCCATTTTCTATCTCTCTTCCAATCATGGTGAACAAGAGATGCAACTTGTTATCGAGGATAGTGGCTATTTTTCTACTTAGCTTTACTTCAGTATTTAGATCCTTTTTAGCAATCAAGGAGGAAAGACTAGAGACATATATCGTCTTTGTAGAAAAATCTGAAGATCAAGTATCCTTGCAATCTAAAGATTTGGATAGATGGTATCAGTCTTTTTTGACAGTTTCTACTGCCAGCTCAATCAAGCCTCGCATGTTACATTCTTACCGCAATGTGGTCACTGGGTTTGCTGCAAAAATGACGGCACACCAAGCAAATTCCATGGAAGAGAAAAAGGGCTTTGTTTCAGCCCGTCTGGCGAAGGTGTTGCCTCTGCATACTACTCATACTCCAAGTTTTTTGGGTCTGCAACAGAATGTAGGGTTTTGGAATAATTCCAGTTACGGGAAAGGAGTAATCATCGGAATTCTTGACACTGGAATTACACCTGACCATCCTTCATTTAATGACGAAGGTATGCCTTCCCCCCCTGAAAAATGGAAAGGGAAATGTGAATTCAATAATAAGACGGTATGCAATAACAAGCTCATTGGTGCAAGAAATCTCGTATCTGCTGGCAGCCCTCCAGTGGATGATATGGGGCATGGGACTCACACAGCTAGTACAGCAGCTGGAAGTCCTCTACAAGGTGCTAATTATTTCGGGCAGGTTAATGGAACTGCGAGTGGCATTGCACCATTAGCCCATTTGGCATTGTACAGAGTCTGTGACGAATCAGGTTGCGGTGAGTCTGAGATATTGGCGGCAATGGATGCTGGGGTTGAAGATGGTGTTGATGTAATTTCACTTTCGCTTGGCGGTCCTTCGCTTCCTTTCTATAGTGATGTTATTGCAATAGGTGCATATGGGGCTATTAACAAAGGTATTTTTGTGAGTTGCGCAGCTGGGAATTCTGGTCCAAATGAAGAATCTTTATCAAATGAGGCACCTTGGATTCTAACAGTAGGAGCAAGCACTATAGATAGAGCAATAAGAGCAACAGTATTACTTGGAAATAACACAAAGCTACGTGGTGAATCCCTTTTCCAGCCTAAAGATTTCCCTTCAAAACTATTACCACTTGTGTATCCAGGTGGTGGCGCATCAAAGTGCAAGGCAGGATCATTGAAGAATGTTGATGTCAAAGGGAAGATAGTTTTGTGTAACAGAGGAGGTGATGTAGGGGTAATTGATAAAGGACAAGAAGTGAAGGATAATGGTGGTGCTGCCATGATTCTAGTGAATGATGAGTATAGTGGCTATGATATTTCAGCTGATCTTCATGTGCTGCCCGCATCGCATGTTGACTATGTAGATGGATTAACCATTAAATCCTATCTACACTCTACTTCATCACCGGTTGCTACAATCCTATTTGAAGGAACTGTAACAGGTGTGGCAGATGCTCCTCAAGTTGCTACCTTTTCCTCGAGAGGGCCTAGCCAGGCAAGTCCTGGGATCCTAAAGCCAGACATTATAGGCCCTGGTGTTAATATTCTAGCTGCATGGCCAGAGTCAACCGACAATTCTGTCAACAGGTTTAATATGATCTCAGGCACCTCAATGTCTTGCCCTCATCTCAGTGGTATTGCTGCTTTGATCAAAAGCGCTCATCCCGACTGGTCACCAGCTGCTATAAAATCCGCCATCATGACTACTGCTAGTTTATCCAGCCTTTCAGGCAATCCTATTTCTGATCAACAATTTGTTACGTCAACTGTCTTTGATATCGGTGCAGGCCATGTGAATCCAACAGAAGCAAATAATCCAGGGCTTGTATACGATATCCTGCCTGAGGATTACATTCCGTACTTGCGTGGTCTAGGCTATTCTGACAAACAGGTAGGGCTTATCGTGCAGCATACTATGGGGTCCTCAAATAGTTCATTCAGAACTATACCAGAAGCTCAGCTGAATTATCCTTCATTTTCAGTTAAACTAGGATCCGATCCACAGACATACACAAGAACTGTCACAAATGTTGGCGTGCCGGGCACAAGTTTCACCTATGAGATTATCCAACCACAAGGTGTAGATGTTGCAGTAACGCCTGATAAGCTTGTCTTCAATGCAGTGAACCAGAAAGCAGCATATTCGGTCACATTTACCAAAAAGGAGGATGGCACTGGAACTTTCGCTCAAGGATATCTTACTTGGAAGACAGACCTATATACTGTTAGAAGCCCAATTGCTGTCTTTTTTGCTAAGGATTAG
- the LOC8272470 gene encoding nudix hydrolase 14, chloroplastic isoform X1 produces the protein MSLLTAPKRIVLAPFQYMLHQTRRSRTPFSVKMSADSPQPLTQSLTLPTQPNQPVQIIAAPGVSGSDLRSAIDSSLFKQWLKNLQSETGILATPSFSLKRVLVQGVDMFGKRIGFLKFKADIIDQETGQKVPGIVFARGPAVTVLILLDAEGETYAVLTEQGDFHACRKVRVPTGRLVLELPAGMLDDDKGDFVGTAVREVEEETGIRLNLEDMVDLTSFLDPSTGCRIIPSPGGCDEEISVFLYRGCVDKEIITQLQGKETGLHDHGELIKLHVVPYRKLWRMTADAKALMAIALYEMAKKEGLLPSKP, from the exons ATGTCTCTGCTGACAGCCCCAAAACGCATCGTTTTGGCTCCGTTTCAGTATATGCTGCATCAAACTCGAAGAAGCAGAACACCGTTCAGTGTAAAAATGTCGGCCGACTCACCACAGCCCCTCACTCAGTCCCTGACGTTGCCAACTCAACCCAACCAACCCGTCCAGATAATTGCTGCCCCCGGCGTATCCGGTTCCGATCTCAG AAGTGCTATCGATTCCTCGTTGTTTAAGCAGTGGCTAAAGAATTTGCAATCTGAAACTGGGATTTTAGCTACTCCctctttttcattaaaacgAGTTCTTGTTCAG GGAGTGGATATGTTCGGAAAACGCATTGGCTTTCTTAAATTCAAGGCAGATATTATTGATCAGGAAACAGGGCAAAAG GTTCCAGGTATAGTATTTGCACGAGGACCAGCTGTAACTGTGCTAATTCTTTTGGATGCTGAAGGTGAGACCTATGCTGTTCTTACTGAACAG GGTGATTTTCATGCATGTCGTAAGGTTAGGGTCCCTACTGGGAGGCTTGTTTTGGAATTACCTGCTGGGATGCTGGATGATGATAAGGGTGATTTTGTTGGCACTGCAGTTCGCgag GTTGAAGAGGAGACTGGTATTCGCTTGAATCTAGAAGACATGGTTGATCTCACATCATTCCTGGATCCATCCACTGGATGCAGAATTATTCCTTCTCCT GGAGGATGTGATGAAGAAATTAGCGTGTTCCTTTATAGAGGATGTGTCGATAAAGAAATTATCACACAACTGCAAGGCAAAGAGACTGGCCTTCATGATCATGGTGAACTTATTAAGCTTCACGTGGTTCCCTACAGGAAACTTTGGCGCATGACAGCTGATGCTAAGGCTTTAATGGCTATTGCACTTTATGAGATGGCAAAGAAGGAAGGTCTACTGCCTTCAAAACCTTAA
- the LOC8272470 gene encoding nudix hydrolase 14, chloroplastic isoform X2, protein MSLLTAPKRIVLAPFQYMLHQTRRSRTPFSVKMSADSPQPLTQSLTLPTQPNQPVQIIAAPGVSGSDLRSAIDSSLFKQWLKNLQSETGILATPSFSLKRVLVQGVDMFGKRIGFLKFKADIIDQETGQKVPGIVFARGPAVTVLILLDAEGETYAVLTEQVRVPTGRLVLELPAGMLDDDKGDFVGTAVREVEEETGIRLNLEDMVDLTSFLDPSTGCRIIPSPGGCDEEISVFLYRGCVDKEIITQLQGKETGLHDHGELIKLHVVPYRKLWRMTADAKALMAIALYEMAKKEGLLPSKP, encoded by the exons ATGTCTCTGCTGACAGCCCCAAAACGCATCGTTTTGGCTCCGTTTCAGTATATGCTGCATCAAACTCGAAGAAGCAGAACACCGTTCAGTGTAAAAATGTCGGCCGACTCACCACAGCCCCTCACTCAGTCCCTGACGTTGCCAACTCAACCCAACCAACCCGTCCAGATAATTGCTGCCCCCGGCGTATCCGGTTCCGATCTCAG AAGTGCTATCGATTCCTCGTTGTTTAAGCAGTGGCTAAAGAATTTGCAATCTGAAACTGGGATTTTAGCTACTCCctctttttcattaaaacgAGTTCTTGTTCAG GGAGTGGATATGTTCGGAAAACGCATTGGCTTTCTTAAATTCAAGGCAGATATTATTGATCAGGAAACAGGGCAAAAG GTTCCAGGTATAGTATTTGCACGAGGACCAGCTGTAACTGTGCTAATTCTTTTGGATGCTGAAGGTGAGACCTATGCTGTTCTTACTGAACAG GTTAGGGTCCCTACTGGGAGGCTTGTTTTGGAATTACCTGCTGGGATGCTGGATGATGATAAGGGTGATTTTGTTGGCACTGCAGTTCGCgag GTTGAAGAGGAGACTGGTATTCGCTTGAATCTAGAAGACATGGTTGATCTCACATCATTCCTGGATCCATCCACTGGATGCAGAATTATTCCTTCTCCT GGAGGATGTGATGAAGAAATTAGCGTGTTCCTTTATAGAGGATGTGTCGATAAAGAAATTATCACACAACTGCAAGGCAAAGAGACTGGCCTTCATGATCATGGTGAACTTATTAAGCTTCACGTGGTTCCCTACAGGAAACTTTGGCGCATGACAGCTGATGCTAAGGCTTTAATGGCTATTGCACTTTATGAGATGGCAAAGAAGGAAGGTCTACTGCCTTCAAAACCTTAA
- the LOC8272469 gene encoding geraniol 8-hydroxylase: MMDLLVGCVLSLLFTITLAQALTSISKRSKTGPGKLPPGPTPLPLVGNLFELGDKPHQSLAKLAKIHGPLMSLKLGQITTVVISSATLAKEVLQTLDLSFANRICVQAVHAHDHHEASMPWLPVGAPWRNLRKICNSYLFSNQKLDGNQDIRQKKIQELIADVKESCRLGAATNISHVAFKTVLSVLSSNVFSLDLTDSNSDSVREFKEVARCIMDEVGKPNLADYFPVLRKIDPQGVRRRTAIYFGRMLDLFDPIIDQRLELRKEEGYISANDMLDTLLALIEENKTEMDINSMKHLFLDLFAAGTDTTSSTLEWAMTELLRNPKTLSKARAEIKQTIGTGSLLQESDMARLPYLKAIIKETFRLHPAVPLLLPRKAGGDVEMNGFTIPKDAQVLVNAWAIGRDPFLWEEPELFRPERFLESNIDARGQYFELIPFGAGRRICPGLPLAIRMLHLLLGSLIYSFDWKLEDGVTPENMDMEDRFGISLQKAKPLIAIPNQV; this comes from the exons ATGATGGATTTGCTCGTTGGATGTGTTCTAAGTCTTCTCTTCACCATAACCTTGGCTCAAGCTCTTACTTCCATTTCGAAACGAAGCAAAACAGGTCCAGGAAAGCTTCCTCCTGGTCCAACACCTTTACCACTTGTAGGCAACCTCTTTGAACTTGGTGACAAACCCCACCAGTCCTTGGCCAAGCTTGCCAAGATTCATGGCCCCTTGATGAGTCTTAAACTCGGCCAGATTACTACAGTAGTCATTTCTTCAGCAACCTTGGCCAAAGAAGTCCTTCAAACTCTTGATCTCAGTTTTGCTAACCGAATCTGTGTCCAAGCAGTCCATGCACATGATCATCATGAGGCTTCCATGCCATGGTTACCTGTTGGTGCGCCATGGAGAAATCTTAGAAAGATTTGCAATTCTTACCTCTTTTCCAATCAGAAACTTGATGGTAATCAGGACATTCGTCAGAAGAAAATTCAAGAACTTATCGCCGATGTAAAAGAAAGTTGCCGTCTCGGTGCCGCGACCAATATCAGCCATGTGGCTTTCAAAACTGTCCTTAGTGTCTTGTCCAGTAATGTTTTTTCTCTGGACTTGACTGATTCAAACTCTGACAGCGTAAGAGAGTTCAAGGAGGTAGCGAGGTGCATCATGGATGAGGTCGGAAAACCAAATTTAGCTGATTATTTCCCTGTGCTAAGAAAGATTGATCCACAGGGCGTAAGGCGTCGAACTGCAATTTATTTTGGGAGGATGCTAGATCTGTTTGATCCAATAATCGATCAACGGTTGGAGCTAAGGAAAGAAGAAGGCTATATCTCAGCCAACGACATGCTTGATACTCTTCTCGCCCTTATTGAAGAAAACAAGACAGAGATGGACATAAATTCCATGAAACATTTGTTCTTG GATCTATTTGCAGCTGGGACTGATACGACTTCAAGCACATTGGAATGGGCAATGACAGAATTACTCCGCAATCCAAAGACTTTATCGAAAGCCCGAGCTGAGATTAAGCAGACTATTGGCACAGGAAGCTTGCTACAGGAATCAGACATGGCCCGTTTACCTTACTTGAAAGCAATTATCAAAGAAACCTTCAGGTTACATCCAGCAGTCCCCTTATTACTCCCTCGCAAAGCAGGAGGAGATGTTGAAATGAATGGCTTCACAATTCCCAAAGATGCACAAGTTCTGGTGAATGCATGGGCTATAGGCAGAGATCCATTTCTATGGGAAGAGCCAGAATTGTTTAGGCCAGAGAGATTCTTGGAGTCGAATATTGATGCTAGAGGTCAATATTTTGAGCTTATACCATTTGGTGCTGGAAGGAGAATTTGCCCTGGATTGCCATTGGCAATAAGAATGTTGCACTTACTGTTGGGTTCACTTATCTACTCTTTTGATTGGAAACTTGAAGATGGTGTTACACCAGAGAACATGGACATGGAAGATAGGTTTGGCATCAGCTTACAGAAGGCTAAACCACTGATAGCTATACCTAATCAAGTTTAA
- the LOC8272471 gene encoding copper chaperone for superoxide dismutase, chloroplastic/cytosolic: protein MAFLRSVTTTTNAAIAASALPAAFAISSLSSSSSSSQSSTPNPRTHNLSFLSTSSSSLPSRFGLVKNLTRPPSAVSMEAPTSDHKPNSQEDSILLPELLTEFMVDMKCEGCVGAVKNKLQTVNGVKNVEVDLGNQVVRVLGSSPVKIMTEALEQTGRTARLIGQGVPEDFLVSAAVAEFKGPDIFGVVRFAQVNMELARIEANFSGLSPGKHGWSINEFGDLTRGAASTGKVYNPSNQGTEKEPQGDLGTLEVDENGEAFFSGSKQKLRVVDLIGRSVVVYGTEDKSDNGLTAAVIARSAGVGENYKKLCTCDGTTIWESSNKDFVTSKV from the exons atggcaTTTCTAAGGTCTGTGACAACAACCACGAACGCTGCCATAGCAGCCTCTGCTCTACCAGCAGCCTTTGCtatctcttctctttcttcttcttcttcttcttctcaatCTTCTACTCCAAATCCCAGAACCCATAacctttctttcctttcaactTCCTCTTCATCTCTCCCATCTCGCTTTGGCCTTGTCAAGAACCTGACTAGGCCTCCTTCTGCGGTTAGCATGGAAGCACCCACATCAGATCACAAACCCAACTCTCAG GAAGATTCAATCTTGTTGCCTGAGCTACTt ACAGAATTCATGGTGGATATGAAGTGTGAAGGTTGTGTTGGTGCTGTCAAGAATAAGTTGCAAACTGTTAATG GAGTGAAAAATGTAGAGGTGGACTTGGGCAATCAAGTGGTAAGGGTTCTTGGCTCTTCACCTGTAAAGATCATGACTGAAGCTCTAGAGCAGACGGGTCGAACTGCCAGGTTGATTGGCCAAGGGGTTCCTGAAG ACTTTTTAGTGTCTGCCGCTGTTGCTGAGTTCAAGGGCCCAGATATTTTTGGTGTGGTGCGCTTTGCTCAAGTGAATATGGAATTGGCCAGGATTGAAGCCAACTTTAGTGGATTGTCACCTGGGAAACATGGTTGGTCCATTAATGAGTTTGGAGATCTGACAAGAGGTGCAGCAAGCACTGGGAAAGTATATAATCCTAGCAATCAAGGAACTGAAAAAGAG CCACAGGGTGACTTGGGAACACTAGAGGTTGATGAGAATGGAGAGGCCTTCTTCTCAGGCTCAAAACAGAAGCTAAGAGTTGTAGATCTTATCGGGAGATCGGTGGTGGTATATGGAACAGAAGATAAATCAGACAATGGTCTCACAGCAGCAGTAATTGCTAGAAGTGCCGGTGTTGGTGAGAACTACAAAAAGCTTTGCACATGCGATGGGACCACCATATGGGAATCAAGTAACAAAGATTTTGTTACCAGCAAGGTTTGA